One genomic segment of Myxococcales bacterium includes these proteins:
- a CDS encoding serine hydrolase codes for MNAHLEGPKGRSKLASAATFQRLQTPPKGGTYAAGWDVGTRPWAGGTTLSHSGSNTMNLVTTWIAPAKGLVMMVATNAATSGADVAVDAAFAPMVERFGN; via the coding sequence TTGAACGCGCACCTCGAGGGACCCAAGGGCCGTTCGAAGCTCGCGTCGGCGGCGACGTTTCAACGGCTGCAAACCCCGCCGAAGGGCGGAACCTACGCCGCCGGATGGGATGTCGGCACGCGGCCGTGGGCCGGCGGCACCACGCTCAGTCATTCCGGCTCGAACACCATGAACCTCGTGACGACATGGATCGCGCCGGCCAAGGGGCTCGTGATGATGGTCGCGACGAACGCCGCCACGAGCGGCGCCGATGTCGCCGTCGACGCAGCCTTCGCCCCGATGGTCGAGCGCTTCGGGAACTAG
- a CDS encoding dioxygenase: protein MEEPMKSDDGVVKRRAVVAGLAGAATLAAIPLMTHGDDAAARGKGESKPDPAGSGKTVATKGRMPVAYIPHGGGPWPFVDVGMSKADKESLTAYLKAVRALPRTTPKALLVVSAHWEESVPTVMTNPKPPLFFDYYGFPPESYKLTWPAPGDPALAARVRELLAAAGMKSGADDKRGFDHGTFIPLKLTYPEADIPTIQLSLKKGLDPAEHVAIGRAIAPLRDEGVFILGSGMSFHNMAGFGDPRARATSVSFDNWLKESVSLDEDARDKRLREWASAPEARRVHPREEHLLPLMVVAGAAGADRGAIAYNGDAWGVKLSAVHFG, encoded by the coding sequence ATGGAAGAACCCATGAAGAGTGACGACGGTGTGGTGAAGCGGCGTGCCGTGGTGGCGGGCCTTGCCGGCGCGGCGACCTTGGCAGCCATTCCCCTCATGACGCACGGCGATGACGCGGCGGCCCGAGGCAAAGGCGAGAGCAAGCCCGACCCGGCCGGCAGCGGCAAGACGGTCGCGACCAAAGGGCGCATGCCGGTGGCCTACATTCCTCATGGCGGCGGGCCGTGGCCCTTCGTCGACGTCGGCATGTCCAAGGCCGACAAGGAGTCGCTGACGGCCTACCTCAAGGCTGTTCGAGCGCTCCCGCGCACGACGCCGAAAGCTTTGCTCGTCGTGTCAGCACACTGGGAGGAGTCGGTGCCGACGGTGATGACCAACCCGAAGCCTCCTCTCTTCTTCGACTACTACGGGTTCCCGCCCGAGTCCTACAAGCTCACGTGGCCCGCGCCCGGCGATCCGGCGCTCGCGGCGCGTGTGCGAGAGCTTCTCGCGGCGGCCGGCATGAAGAGCGGCGCCGACGACAAGCGCGGCTTCGATCACGGCACGTTCATTCCCCTCAAGCTCACCTACCCCGAGGCCGACATCCCGACGATTCAGCTCTCGCTCAAGAAGGGGCTCGATCCCGCCGAACACGTGGCCATCGGGCGCGCCATCGCGCCCTTGCGCGACGAGGGCGTGTTCATCCTCGGCAGCGGCATGTCGTTCCACAACATGGCCGGCTTCGGCGATCCGCGCGCGCGCGCCACCTCCGTGTCGTTCGACAACTGGCTCAAGGAGAGCGTCTCGCTCGACGAAGACGCGCGCGACAAGCGCCTCCGCGAGTGGGCCTCGGCGCCAGAGGCGCGCAGGGTGCACCCGCGCGAAGAGCACCTCCTGCCGCTCATGGTCGTGGCCGGCGCGGCCGGCGCCGATCGCGGCGCCATCGCCTACAACGGCGACGCTTGGGGCGTGAAGCTCTCCGCCGTGCACTTCGGGTAG